One Bombus fervidus isolate BK054 chromosome 2, iyBomFerv1, whole genome shotgun sequence DNA segment encodes these proteins:
- the Mbs gene encoding myosin binding subunit isoform X1 yields the protein MSLESRSSSALFKRAEQLKRWEQSETNREPTQPRQVARKIKFSADCVFLAACAAGDKEEVVRLLQKGADINTGNVDGLTALHQACINDDLDMVEFLVEKGADINCGDNEGWTPLHATASCGFISIAKYLIEKGCNLAAVNYDGQLALDIAESVEMEDMLQQHISKAGIDCDQARSEEERSMLNDARAWQSGAAGKDSIHPKSGATALHVAAAKGYIDVMEILLQARCDVNAQDFDGWTPLHAAAHWGQLEACELLVENFCNMDIKNYADQTAFDIADSSILSALEELKAKQQLLMKDHPQIINKKQPTIPKKRVSTNNENTITMQESVETFEEETPNKVKKVELEIQSDKEDSSTGTNSDVAICISCNNAAWTEATRETDMEESDGEGESETSSDSHSSTYSNQSDKSNESNHSPCLTDDEKKNRANREETAPRNISPPIDANKVPNQAPIMPPKQQTDNEEGVIPSWRRSGSFRNRVQNTEATLSSRLEDKDKTIKSPTMSNKLNTEPDVVLTRTHSFETDEKFYEQYLALRARIKAFSCPTLHCCNAATPTHTNTTTRSASLRETHRRKEAKLNLELSRLPQGSNTLSPTTASKTIVSSTLPTTTATATTATTITTTTSPIPTNQIRSVQPVEATATNNSVAVPGTPTTPGGSKLSPGNIFKNFFKSFVPPVRDEESETQRKAHAKRVRETRRSTQGVTLDEIKSAEQLVKKKQQNNEIPSTISSTQPATTTSNTASITATITTATPTTVISNKPSEELNLPERRPSWRLKVDNGSKFQLEDANNRATTLSNTDTTTAYMRRPSAGTSVPRPSSAPVETIATSSAETTVTLPLRRSLKQPEDKEQDKENDSRNAQATQAVIQRRRRPKRRSTGVVHVDMDEIDPEKQDLTAGGDYDESKINHNESGNDRTGRSNRLGSISSLSSEAPSMSVRLKSTTSENGELDYKKLYEESQAENERLKEKLRRSDEQLKEARNLLDKAQSAQNKTVLSETEKRERRAMERKLSEMEEELKQLQKLKAENERLKAENRALTRVVSKLTNTTK from the exons ATGTCTCTCGAAAGTCGTTCGAGCTCAGCCCTATTTAAAAGGGCTGAACAGCTCAAACGCTGGGAACAGTCCGAAACAAATCGTGAACCGACTCAACCACGTCAGGTCGCACGAAAGATTAAATTCTCAGCGGATTGTGTGTTCTTAGCAGCATGCGCGGCAGGCGACAAGGAAGAGGTCGTACGTTTACTCCAAAAGGGGGCGGATATCAACACCGGAAATGTTGATGGTCTCACAGCATTACATCAA gcATGTATCAATGATGATCTGGATATGGTCGAATTTTTAGTGGAAAAAGGAGCTGATATCAATTGTGGAGATAATGAAGGCTGGACACCATTGCATGCAACTGCATCTTGTGGATTTATATCTATTGCTAA ATATTTAATAGAGAAAGGATGTAATTTAGCAGCAGTTAACTATGATGGTCAACTAGCTCTTGATATTGCTGAAAGTGTTGAAATGGAAGATATGCTGCAACAACATATAAGTAAAGCTg GCATAGACTGTGATCAAGCCAGAAGCGAAGAAGAAAGATCAATGTTAAATGATGCTAGAGCATGGCAATCAGGAGCAGCTGGCAAGGATTCAATCCATCCTAAATCAGGAGCCACTGCTCTTCATGTTGCTGCTGCTAAAGGCTATATTGATGTTATGGA AATATTACTGCAAGCTAGGTGTGATGTTAATGCTCAAGATTTTGATGGTTGGACACCTTTGCATGCTGCAGCACATTGGGGACAATTAGAAGCCTGTGAACTTCTAGTggaaaatttttgtaatatggaCATTAAGAATTATGCT GATCAAACTGCATTTGACATTGCTGATTCATCTATATTATCAGCCCTGGAGGAATTAAAAGCAAAACAACAGTTATTAATGAAAGACCATccacaaattattaataagaaaCAGCCAACTATACCAAAGAAACG tgTATCAACAAATAACGAAAATACAATAACTATGCAAGAATCGGTAGAAACATTTGAAGAAGAGACGCCAAATAAAGTTAAAAAGGTCGAATTAGAAATTCAGTCTGATAAAGAAGATTCTAGTACTGGAACAAATAGTGATGTTG CAATTTGTATTTCTTGTAACAATGCTGCATGGACAGAAGCGACACGTGAAACAGATATGGAAGAGAGTGATGGTGAAGGTGAATCTGAGACTAGCTCAGACTCACATTCTTCCACTTACTCCAATCAATCTGATAAGTCTAACGAATCAAACCACTCTCCATGTCTTACAGATGATG aaaagaaaaatagagcAAATAGAGAAGAAACAGCCCCGCGTAATATTTCGCCTCCTATCGATGCTAATAAAGTTCCTAATCag GCTCCAATAATGCCTCCAAAACAACAGACTGATAATGAAGAAGGAGTTATACCATCTTGGCGGCGATCAGGCTCTTTCAGAAATAGGGTACAAAATACAGAAGCAACTTTGTCTTCGA GGCTTGAAGATAAGGATAAAACTATTAAATCGCCAACCATGTCAAATAAACTTAATACGGAACCTGATGTCGTATTGACAAGAACACATAGCTTTGAAACAGATGAAAA GTTTTATGAGCAGTACTTGGCATTACGAGCTCGAATCAAGGCGTTTTCTTGCCCTACTCTCCATTGCTGCAACGCAGCTACTCCTACTCACACGAATACTACGACCCGTTCTGCATCTCTACGCGAAACCCACAG aagaaaagaagcaaaatTAAACTTGGAACTCTCAAGACTGCCACAGGGAAGCAATACACTTTCACCAACAACTGCATCCAAAACAATAGTGTCAAGTACACTGCCAACTACTACAGCTACAGCTACGACTGCCACAACAATAACAACTACTACAAGTCCTATTCCAACTAATCAAATACGCag TGTTCAACCAGTGGAAGCTACAGCTACAAACAATTCAGTAGCAGTTCCTGGAACTCCCACTACACCAGGAGGGAGCAAACTAAGTCCAGGAAATATCTTCAAGAATTTCTTCAA ATCATTTGTTCCTCCTGTTCGTGATGAGGAAAGTGAAACACAAAGAAAAGCACATGCGAAAAGAGTAAGAGAAACTCGACGTTCGACTCAAGGAGTGACATTGGACGAAATCAAAAGTGCAGAACAAttagtaaaaaagaaacaacaaaACAATGAAATTCCTTCCACAATATCTTCTACACAG CCTGCTACCACTACCAGCAATACAGCCTCGATTACAGCTACAATAACAACAGCAACTCCTACTActgtaatttcaaataaacctTCTGAAGAACTTAATTTACCTGAAAGACGACCTTCCTGGAGATTGAAAGTGGATAATGGAAGCAAG TTCCAGCTGGAAGATGCTAATAACAGAGCTACTACGCTATCTAATACAGATACTACTACAGCATATATGAGAAGACCTTCAGCAGGTACAAGTGTACCTAGACCATCATCAGCTCCGGTTGAAACTATCGCAACGAGTAGTGCAGAAACAACAGTGACATTACCACTTAGACGATCGTTAAAACAACCTGAAGATAAAG AACAAGATAAGGAAAATGATAGTAGAAATGCACAAGCTACACAAGCTGTTATACAAAGGAGACGAAGACCTAAAAGGAGATCTACTGGCGTTGTCCACGTTGATATGGAC gaaattgaTCCAGAGAAACAAGACTTAACTGCTGGGGGAGATTATGATGAGTCCAAAATCAACCACAATGag AGTGGAAATGATCGTACTGGAAGATCTAACAGGCTAGGATCTATATCATCACTATCATCAGAAGCACCTTCTATGTCAGTAAGACTAAAGTCTACAACTTCTGAAAATGGtgaattagattataaaaaattgtatgaagaATCTCAAGCAGAAAATGAAAGACTTAAAGAAAAGCTTAGGCGGTCAGATGAACAATTAAAGGAAGCCAGAAATTTATTGGACAAAGCACAAAGTGCTCAAAATAAAACAGTTCTATCTGAAACTGAGAAAAGGGAAAGGAGAGCAATGGAAAGGAAATTGTCAGAAATGGAAGAAGAATTGAAG CAATTACAAAAGCTCAAAGCTGAAAATGAGAGATTGAAAGCCGAAAATCGGGCACTTACCCGCGTCGTATCCAAACTCACCAATACTACTAAATAG
- the Mbs gene encoding myosin binding subunit isoform X6 has product MSLESRSSSALFKRAEQLKRWEQSETNREPTQPRQVARKIKFSADCVFLAACAAGDKEEVVRLLQKGADINTGNVDGLTALHQACINDDLDMVEFLVEKGADINCGDNEGWTPLHATASCGFISIAKYLIEKGCNLAAVNYDGQLALDIAESVEMEDMLQQHISKAGIDCDQARSEEERSMLNDARAWQSGAAGKDSIHPKSGATALHVAAAKGYIDVMEILLQARCDVNAQDFDGWTPLHAAAHWGQLEACELLVENFCNMDIKNYADQTAFDIADSSILSALEELKAKQQLLMKDHPQIINKKQPTIPKKRVSTNNENTITMQESVETFEEETPNKVKKVELEIQSDKEDSSTGTNSDVAICISCNNAAWTEATRETDMEESDGEGESETSSDSHSSTYSNQSDKSNESNHSPCLTDDEKKNRANREETAPRNISPPIDANKVPNQAPIMPPKQQTDNEEGVIPSWRRSGSFRNRVQNTEATLSSRLEDKDKTIKSPTMSNKLNTEPDVVLTRTHSFETDEKFYEQYLALRARIKAFSCPTLHCCNAATPTHTNTTTRSASLRETHRRKEAKLNLELSRLPQGSNTLSPTTASKTIVSSTLPTTTATATTATTITTTTSPIPTNQIRSVQPVEATATNNSVAVPGTPTTPGGSKLSPGNIFKNFFKSFVPPVRDEESETQRKAHAKRVRETRRSTQGVTLDEIKSAEQLVKKKQQNNEIPSTISSTQFQLEDANNRATTLSNTDTTTAYMRRPSAGTSVPRPSSAPVETIATSSAETTVTLPLRRSLKQPEDKEQDKENDSRNAQATQAVIQRRRRPKRRSTGVVHVDMDEIDPEKQDLTAGGDYDESKINHNESGNDRTGRSNRLGSISSLSSEAPSMSVRLKSTTSENGELDYKKLYEESQAENERLKEKLRRSDEQLKEARNLLDKAQSAQNKTVLSETEKRERRAMERKLSEMEEELKQLQKLKAENERLKAENRALTRVVSKLTNTTK; this is encoded by the exons ATGTCTCTCGAAAGTCGTTCGAGCTCAGCCCTATTTAAAAGGGCTGAACAGCTCAAACGCTGGGAACAGTCCGAAACAAATCGTGAACCGACTCAACCACGTCAGGTCGCACGAAAGATTAAATTCTCAGCGGATTGTGTGTTCTTAGCAGCATGCGCGGCAGGCGACAAGGAAGAGGTCGTACGTTTACTCCAAAAGGGGGCGGATATCAACACCGGAAATGTTGATGGTCTCACAGCATTACATCAA gcATGTATCAATGATGATCTGGATATGGTCGAATTTTTAGTGGAAAAAGGAGCTGATATCAATTGTGGAGATAATGAAGGCTGGACACCATTGCATGCAACTGCATCTTGTGGATTTATATCTATTGCTAA ATATTTAATAGAGAAAGGATGTAATTTAGCAGCAGTTAACTATGATGGTCAACTAGCTCTTGATATTGCTGAAAGTGTTGAAATGGAAGATATGCTGCAACAACATATAAGTAAAGCTg GCATAGACTGTGATCAAGCCAGAAGCGAAGAAGAAAGATCAATGTTAAATGATGCTAGAGCATGGCAATCAGGAGCAGCTGGCAAGGATTCAATCCATCCTAAATCAGGAGCCACTGCTCTTCATGTTGCTGCTGCTAAAGGCTATATTGATGTTATGGA AATATTACTGCAAGCTAGGTGTGATGTTAATGCTCAAGATTTTGATGGTTGGACACCTTTGCATGCTGCAGCACATTGGGGACAATTAGAAGCCTGTGAACTTCTAGTggaaaatttttgtaatatggaCATTAAGAATTATGCT GATCAAACTGCATTTGACATTGCTGATTCATCTATATTATCAGCCCTGGAGGAATTAAAAGCAAAACAACAGTTATTAATGAAAGACCATccacaaattattaataagaaaCAGCCAACTATACCAAAGAAACG tgTATCAACAAATAACGAAAATACAATAACTATGCAAGAATCGGTAGAAACATTTGAAGAAGAGACGCCAAATAAAGTTAAAAAGGTCGAATTAGAAATTCAGTCTGATAAAGAAGATTCTAGTACTGGAACAAATAGTGATGTTG CAATTTGTATTTCTTGTAACAATGCTGCATGGACAGAAGCGACACGTGAAACAGATATGGAAGAGAGTGATGGTGAAGGTGAATCTGAGACTAGCTCAGACTCACATTCTTCCACTTACTCCAATCAATCTGATAAGTCTAACGAATCAAACCACTCTCCATGTCTTACAGATGATG aaaagaaaaatagagcAAATAGAGAAGAAACAGCCCCGCGTAATATTTCGCCTCCTATCGATGCTAATAAAGTTCCTAATCag GCTCCAATAATGCCTCCAAAACAACAGACTGATAATGAAGAAGGAGTTATACCATCTTGGCGGCGATCAGGCTCTTTCAGAAATAGGGTACAAAATACAGAAGCAACTTTGTCTTCGA GGCTTGAAGATAAGGATAAAACTATTAAATCGCCAACCATGTCAAATAAACTTAATACGGAACCTGATGTCGTATTGACAAGAACACATAGCTTTGAAACAGATGAAAA GTTTTATGAGCAGTACTTGGCATTACGAGCTCGAATCAAGGCGTTTTCTTGCCCTACTCTCCATTGCTGCAACGCAGCTACTCCTACTCACACGAATACTACGACCCGTTCTGCATCTCTACGCGAAACCCACAG aagaaaagaagcaaaatTAAACTTGGAACTCTCAAGACTGCCACAGGGAAGCAATACACTTTCACCAACAACTGCATCCAAAACAATAGTGTCAAGTACACTGCCAACTACTACAGCTACAGCTACGACTGCCACAACAATAACAACTACTACAAGTCCTATTCCAACTAATCAAATACGCag TGTTCAACCAGTGGAAGCTACAGCTACAAACAATTCAGTAGCAGTTCCTGGAACTCCCACTACACCAGGAGGGAGCAAACTAAGTCCAGGAAATATCTTCAAGAATTTCTTCAA ATCATTTGTTCCTCCTGTTCGTGATGAGGAAAGTGAAACACAAAGAAAAGCACATGCGAAAAGAGTAAGAGAAACTCGACGTTCGACTCAAGGAGTGACATTGGACGAAATCAAAAGTGCAGAACAAttagtaaaaaagaaacaacaaaACAATGAAATTCCTTCCACAATATCTTCTACACAG TTCCAGCTGGAAGATGCTAATAACAGAGCTACTACGCTATCTAATACAGATACTACTACAGCATATATGAGAAGACCTTCAGCAGGTACAAGTGTACCTAGACCATCATCAGCTCCGGTTGAAACTATCGCAACGAGTAGTGCAGAAACAACAGTGACATTACCACTTAGACGATCGTTAAAACAACCTGAAGATAAAG AACAAGATAAGGAAAATGATAGTAGAAATGCACAAGCTACACAAGCTGTTATACAAAGGAGACGAAGACCTAAAAGGAGATCTACTGGCGTTGTCCACGTTGATATGGAC gaaattgaTCCAGAGAAACAAGACTTAACTGCTGGGGGAGATTATGATGAGTCCAAAATCAACCACAATGag AGTGGAAATGATCGTACTGGAAGATCTAACAGGCTAGGATCTATATCATCACTATCATCAGAAGCACCTTCTATGTCAGTAAGACTAAAGTCTACAACTTCTGAAAATGGtgaattagattataaaaaattgtatgaagaATCTCAAGCAGAAAATGAAAGACTTAAAGAAAAGCTTAGGCGGTCAGATGAACAATTAAAGGAAGCCAGAAATTTATTGGACAAAGCACAAAGTGCTCAAAATAAAACAGTTCTATCTGAAACTGAGAAAAGGGAAAGGAGAGCAATGGAAAGGAAATTGTCAGAAATGGAAGAAGAATTGAAG CAATTACAAAAGCTCAAAGCTGAAAATGAGAGATTGAAAGCCGAAAATCGGGCACTTACCCGCGTCGTATCCAAACTCACCAATACTACTAAATAG
- the Mbs gene encoding myosin binding subunit isoform X7 gives MSLESRSSSALFKRAEQLKRWEQSETNREPTQPRQVARKIKFSADCVFLAACAAGDKEEVVRLLQKGADINTGNVDGLTALHQACINDDLDMVEFLVEKGADINCGDNEGWTPLHATASCGFISIAKYLIEKGCNLAAVNYDGQLALDIAESVEMEDMLQQHISKAGIDCDQARSEEERSMLNDARAWQSGAAGKDSIHPKSGATALHVAAAKGYIDVMEILLQARCDVNAQDFDGWTPLHAAAHWGQLEACELLVENFCNMDIKNYADQTAFDIADSSILSALEELKAKQQLLMKDHPQIINKKQPTIPKKRVSTNNENTITMQESVETFEEETPNKVKKVELEIQSDKEDSSTGTNSDVEKKNRANREETAPRNISPPIDANKVPNQAPIMPPKQQTDNEEGVIPSWRRSGSFRNRVQNTEATLSSRLEDKDKTIKSPTMSNKLNTEPDVVLTRTHSFETDEKFYEQYLALRARIKAFSCPTLHCCNAATPTHTNTTTRSASLRETHRRKEAKLNLELSRLPQGSNTLSPTTASKTIVSSTLPTTTATATTATTITTTTSPIPTNQIRSVQPVEATATNNSVAVPGTPTTPGGSKLSPGNIFKNFFKSFVPPVRDEESETQRKAHAKRVRETRRSTQGVTLDEIKSAEQLVKKKQQNNEIPSTISSTQPATTTSNTASITATITTATPTTVISNKPSEELNLPERRPSWRLKVDNGSKFQLEDANNRATTLSNTDTTTAYMRRPSAGTSVPRPSSAPVETIATSSAETTVTLPLRRSLKQPEDKEQDKENDSRNAQATQAVIQRRRRPKRRSTGVVHVDMDEIDPEKQDLTAGGDYDESKINHNESGNDRTGRSNRLGSISSLSSEAPSMSVRLKSTTSENGELDYKKLYEESQAENERLKEKLRRSDEQLKEARNLLDKAQSAQNKTVLSETEKRERRAMERKLSEMEEELKQLQKLKAENERLKAENRALTRVVSKLTNTTK, from the exons ATGTCTCTCGAAAGTCGTTCGAGCTCAGCCCTATTTAAAAGGGCTGAACAGCTCAAACGCTGGGAACAGTCCGAAACAAATCGTGAACCGACTCAACCACGTCAGGTCGCACGAAAGATTAAATTCTCAGCGGATTGTGTGTTCTTAGCAGCATGCGCGGCAGGCGACAAGGAAGAGGTCGTACGTTTACTCCAAAAGGGGGCGGATATCAACACCGGAAATGTTGATGGTCTCACAGCATTACATCAA gcATGTATCAATGATGATCTGGATATGGTCGAATTTTTAGTGGAAAAAGGAGCTGATATCAATTGTGGAGATAATGAAGGCTGGACACCATTGCATGCAACTGCATCTTGTGGATTTATATCTATTGCTAA ATATTTAATAGAGAAAGGATGTAATTTAGCAGCAGTTAACTATGATGGTCAACTAGCTCTTGATATTGCTGAAAGTGTTGAAATGGAAGATATGCTGCAACAACATATAAGTAAAGCTg GCATAGACTGTGATCAAGCCAGAAGCGAAGAAGAAAGATCAATGTTAAATGATGCTAGAGCATGGCAATCAGGAGCAGCTGGCAAGGATTCAATCCATCCTAAATCAGGAGCCACTGCTCTTCATGTTGCTGCTGCTAAAGGCTATATTGATGTTATGGA AATATTACTGCAAGCTAGGTGTGATGTTAATGCTCAAGATTTTGATGGTTGGACACCTTTGCATGCTGCAGCACATTGGGGACAATTAGAAGCCTGTGAACTTCTAGTggaaaatttttgtaatatggaCATTAAGAATTATGCT GATCAAACTGCATTTGACATTGCTGATTCATCTATATTATCAGCCCTGGAGGAATTAAAAGCAAAACAACAGTTATTAATGAAAGACCATccacaaattattaataagaaaCAGCCAACTATACCAAAGAAACG tgTATCAACAAATAACGAAAATACAATAACTATGCAAGAATCGGTAGAAACATTTGAAGAAGAGACGCCAAATAAAGTTAAAAAGGTCGAATTAGAAATTCAGTCTGATAAAGAAGATTCTAGTACTGGAACAAATAGTGATGTTG aaaagaaaaatagagcAAATAGAGAAGAAACAGCCCCGCGTAATATTTCGCCTCCTATCGATGCTAATAAAGTTCCTAATCag GCTCCAATAATGCCTCCAAAACAACAGACTGATAATGAAGAAGGAGTTATACCATCTTGGCGGCGATCAGGCTCTTTCAGAAATAGGGTACAAAATACAGAAGCAACTTTGTCTTCGA GGCTTGAAGATAAGGATAAAACTATTAAATCGCCAACCATGTCAAATAAACTTAATACGGAACCTGATGTCGTATTGACAAGAACACATAGCTTTGAAACAGATGAAAA GTTTTATGAGCAGTACTTGGCATTACGAGCTCGAATCAAGGCGTTTTCTTGCCCTACTCTCCATTGCTGCAACGCAGCTACTCCTACTCACACGAATACTACGACCCGTTCTGCATCTCTACGCGAAACCCACAG aagaaaagaagcaaaatTAAACTTGGAACTCTCAAGACTGCCACAGGGAAGCAATACACTTTCACCAACAACTGCATCCAAAACAATAGTGTCAAGTACACTGCCAACTACTACAGCTACAGCTACGACTGCCACAACAATAACAACTACTACAAGTCCTATTCCAACTAATCAAATACGCag TGTTCAACCAGTGGAAGCTACAGCTACAAACAATTCAGTAGCAGTTCCTGGAACTCCCACTACACCAGGAGGGAGCAAACTAAGTCCAGGAAATATCTTCAAGAATTTCTTCAA ATCATTTGTTCCTCCTGTTCGTGATGAGGAAAGTGAAACACAAAGAAAAGCACATGCGAAAAGAGTAAGAGAAACTCGACGTTCGACTCAAGGAGTGACATTGGACGAAATCAAAAGTGCAGAACAAttagtaaaaaagaaacaacaaaACAATGAAATTCCTTCCACAATATCTTCTACACAG CCTGCTACCACTACCAGCAATACAGCCTCGATTACAGCTACAATAACAACAGCAACTCCTACTActgtaatttcaaataaacctTCTGAAGAACTTAATTTACCTGAAAGACGACCTTCCTGGAGATTGAAAGTGGATAATGGAAGCAAG TTCCAGCTGGAAGATGCTAATAACAGAGCTACTACGCTATCTAATACAGATACTACTACAGCATATATGAGAAGACCTTCAGCAGGTACAAGTGTACCTAGACCATCATCAGCTCCGGTTGAAACTATCGCAACGAGTAGTGCAGAAACAACAGTGACATTACCACTTAGACGATCGTTAAAACAACCTGAAGATAAAG AACAAGATAAGGAAAATGATAGTAGAAATGCACAAGCTACACAAGCTGTTATACAAAGGAGACGAAGACCTAAAAGGAGATCTACTGGCGTTGTCCACGTTGATATGGAC gaaattgaTCCAGAGAAACAAGACTTAACTGCTGGGGGAGATTATGATGAGTCCAAAATCAACCACAATGag AGTGGAAATGATCGTACTGGAAGATCTAACAGGCTAGGATCTATATCATCACTATCATCAGAAGCACCTTCTATGTCAGTAAGACTAAAGTCTACAACTTCTGAAAATGGtgaattagattataaaaaattgtatgaagaATCTCAAGCAGAAAATGAAAGACTTAAAGAAAAGCTTAGGCGGTCAGATGAACAATTAAAGGAAGCCAGAAATTTATTGGACAAAGCACAAAGTGCTCAAAATAAAACAGTTCTATCTGAAACTGAGAAAAGGGAAAGGAGAGCAATGGAAAGGAAATTGTCAGAAATGGAAGAAGAATTGAAG CAATTACAAAAGCTCAAAGCTGAAAATGAGAGATTGAAAGCCGAAAATCGGGCACTTACCCGCGTCGTATCCAAACTCACCAATACTACTAAATAG